The genomic window ttataaaccaGGGGTAAGTACAATAGCcttaaaacatttaacaaaacaaGACAAGCTGGCAGGAGTTAACTGCAAAGATACTGTGTTATGGTGGCAGTGGTAGGAAGGTAGCAGTAGAAATCACAGGGCTGCAAAAGCCTCTTTGTGCTGGTCTAACCACTGTTCCAGGGTTCTGGCCTTGGGGTTGAGTTTAAAGGTCAGCTCCACGTCTCGGTCTGGATTCATAGCATAGAAGCGGAACATATTGGCCAGGTCCTGTGCTCCAGGGAAGCCAAGGTTCTCATAATCCTCAGGGGAGGTCTACCAATAACAAAACAACTCATGAATGTTAGCACCTTGTCCAGGATACAGCCAGAGCCACCAGCCACTGAGTAAATTCAgaggcctttctttctttctttctctttctttcttccttccttcctttctttcctttcttcctttcctttctttcctttccttctttcctttcttcctttctccctttctcttccttccttccttcctctttttttaataaGTGACAAAAGTTTATTCAGATAGTCTTTAAGAAGAGTATTtaagcaataccacttctaggtctgtaacccaaagagatcataaaaatggaaaaggacccacatgtacaaaaatatttatagtagctctttttgtggtggcggagaactagaaactgaggggatacctgtcaattggggaatggctgaacaagtcgtatatcaatgtaatggaatactacagtactgtgctataagaaatgatgagcaggtagacttcagaaaaacctggaaagacttatatgaactgatgctgagtgaaatgagcagaaccaggagaagattgtatacagtaacagccatattgtatgatgactaactttcatagacctggctcttctcagcaatgcaaggacctaagataattccaaaagactcacgatggaaaatgctgtccatatccagagaaagaactctggagtctgaatgcagatggaagcatacagtttgttctcttttgttgttattttgttttgtttcttctttctcacggTTCCTCCCACTgattctaattctaaagaattgtaaacaacatgactaatgtgaaaatatgtctaatGTGAATagatatgtagagcctgtatcagattgcatgctgtcttggggagggggggaatatttaaaactcaaaaacttatgaaagtgaatgttgaaaactaaaaataaataaatttttttaaaaagaggagtaTTTACTCTTGAAATTTACAACTTTAGAATCTCAGGATCTTTCATGTGATCAGTCTCTACATCTATAACATCTTATTAATCCACCTTTACAGTCTATACCTTCTACTTGTCTTCACTTCACTTACCTAGCTTTTTAAAAGCTGTCAAAGTGAATTATAATTAAGTTTGTCCTAATGATTTTACAGCAGAAGGTCCAGCATGGTGGTGCATGATTCTAATCCCTTGCTATTGTGGGAGGCTTAGGCTGGTGGATTACTTGAGTTTAGGAGGGCTACAGTCACTCAGGTGTCTACACGAAATGGCATCGACAATATAGTCAAACACTCCTCCCCaagatggggtggggggcagcAGGCTGCTGAGGGTGAAAGTAGAATGGGTGAAACCTTCTGCCCTGATCAGTACTGGAATGGGTCCTAGGAGTGAGTGCTATACTTCCAAGCCTGAATGAGATAAGGAGACCAAggctcaaaataaaaaaagaaatatacgaATAAACAAATAATGAGacttaaatgtataaaatataagacactggattacaaaggaaaccaattatattcaaatacaagtatcgaaatatatttttttaagtcagGTTCATGGACTCTggagttaagaacccctgtcctGGAGATCTATCTGTAAATACTCAAAAACGTGCGGCTAGGAAAGATCTGTGCTCATACCCTGGCTCTGCTGTGATTAGCTATGGCTATGAGAGGGAGTTCacatctctgaatctcagttttcccatttgtaaaatgaggacactcatacttgtactacctacctcatggGGCTGTGCAAGGAAAGGTGCTCTGTAAActataaaatgttacataaatgtgagccattataatttttaacatCAGCATCCAAAGACTCATATCAGActaccctccctccccttcagATAATGCAGCATGGTCTAGCAGGAGAGCCAAAATCTGTAGTCAAAGGTCCTGGGTTTAAACCCTGACTTTGCCATTAATTTACCTGCATGACCTTACAGAAATATTTCACTACAATGGCCTCATCTATAATATAAGGGGGTTGGACCTGATGGCTCTCAATgctcctctcagctctaaatctatgaccccatgTTGTCAGGCCTCAGGAAGTATCCTACCTTGGCATCATGCACAGTCTTCCCGGTGTATTTGGAGAGAAGGGAGGCATACTCTGTGGCTGTGTGCTTGCACGTGCTAAGCCCAATGTTTCGACCCACGTATTCTTCTGGGGACTTCAGCAAACTGAGCACCACAGGGCCTAGGTCTTCCACTGACATTCCATCCATTGGGACGTCACCCATGGGCAAACCTTCAAAGGGGGAAAAACCCAAGGATGGTGGGTGGAGAAAACAAAATTCTGTTCTCCCTACCAGACTATTTTGAGCAACTCTAACCTGATCTTGTGACTCTAATGCTGTCCTCTGCCAAGGCAGAGCTGGTTTATCTGATATCTGTCAGACAGAAGGTTTTAGTGGCTGGCACATCACAGAGCAAAGGATTCTTGATCTTTCTGGTTATCAAATACCCTTTAGACAAGACCTGCACAACCTGTgacctgccaaaggattttgggtggccCATGAAatatgtagaggaaaacatcctctacattttttgtgggccacaggttgtgcaggACTATTTTAGACCAAGGCAATTCTTATGCCACTTATAGTCTTAAGAGAATGAATTGCCCAATCACTGAAAGAGCAACTTctctagggtcacaaagccagtatgtgtcagagttggacctaggtcttccagactctgaaCTGGGTTCCCCATCCAGTACCATACTGCCTTTCATGATCTATATAATGACATTAAATCTCTTTCCACCACACAATggttaacaacaacaaaaaaaaactttgggAGTGGGAAGAAAGCCTTGCTGTGATACGTCATTTAAAGAGATAGCACATGGAAAATAAACTCACTCAGCAAGTAACCATTTCCATCAGGAGCCTTCTGGGGTAGGAAGTAGGTGAGAAGGTTTTCAAAGTAGCAGGGCAGCCGGACACTGATCATTGGTACACCCAAAGCCCGGAAGTATTCCTCAACCTCCCCTTTGCCATCAAAGTGCCTGACTATCAGCTGGCCACCTGTCAGCTTCTTCACATTCTCCAGTCCGCTGTAGACCACGTAACTCAAGCCAAGGCGTTTGGATAGATCAGCCAAGAGTTTACCCTGTAGAAGAGACCATGTCCTCACAAATTAGGAGTCACAGAAAAGGCATCTCTTCCATCATTTCAACAAACACTGCaactgaatatttattatttgtctACTCATTTATCAAATGTCCTATTCTGGGCAAAGTCATGACAAATGAAACTCCCTATCCTTAAGAAGCTTACCCATACTGAGGGAGATATAGCACATACACAAATAAGCATAATACACAAGTCTCCAACTCCCTGACAGTGGAATGGCTGTAGAATCACAGATACCTCTGATGGAAAGCTCACTCTTTCCCAAGGGAGCCTTTTCCATTGGACTGTTATTAAACATTCTTACTCATACTGCGCAGAAATCTGCCTCTTATAACTCCTACCAGTCGGCCCTATTTCTGTCTTCTGGAACAAAAGAAAGctctaatttcttctttcaaatgcaaactgaaacaaagcaaaaacagtgcACTATTTCTGGTTTATATAATTGTTCCATTAAAGCATAGGTTCTTAGCCTTTTGAGTATGTGTTATGGATTCTTCCTTTGATAAAGCCTAGGGATTCTTCtcagaatagtttttaaatgcataaaatacagaaGATAACAAAGGGAACCAAaggtaataaaaacaaaaatgtaatttttttcccccatggtAGTTCATGGAACCTCTGAAATCTGTCTACAGACCCAATGAGTATCATTGGTGGACCCCAGATTAAAACCCTCTGCATTTAAAGGTGAACAAAAGGATCCATGGGTGATAAATCATTTTTCTCTACTCTGTCTAGGAGGGTTTCTTGCAGAGTAGGGAATTTTAGGAAATCTTTAAAGCAGGGGAACAAAGAAGCTGAAGTGAACAGAGAAAACatctgagacctagagaggagTTATGTATCTAGAGTTTCCACTCTGGCCTCAGCTCTTTTGACGCGGCCACTCCCTTATCTATAAGAATTGTGGTTTTTGGAACAACTCCTTCCTAATCAGAGATTCTTGTGTAGCCATTTCTAACATGTTCCAGGACTCTCCTGTCCTCCTCCCATCCTTGGCTTATTCCTTGTCAAAGTTGGAGGAGACTTGATCTCCATGGGGAAGGCTAACCTGGAGGATACTGGTTAGTCAAGATCACTAGAGGCAGTTGACACTCACCAAGCAATTAATATTCCTTAATTGCCAGGAAGGCAATCTTCTCTTGAAGGCTAACCCATTTATAAATTGGGAGGTTCAAATGATATACTGTCAAACCAATTAGAAGAAAGACAAAGCTAGGTTCAAAAGGCCCTGTCAGCCATCACTTGGGGATCTTTGATCCTAGGGCAAGAGGCCATACACCCAGTTTCTTGGTTATTGATAGCCTAACCAATAAACTGATCATACTAAGATCCTTGGATTTTGCTGATGTGCTAGCATGAACCATTTTATCAACAGTTTACAGATTAGTGTTATTAAAATGATCTCTTGTCCTGGAGAAAACTATGCCTTTGTTGCAATTTTAAATACCacaaaggggaagaggaggtagAGGGCAAGAAATGtactgggaaatgtaggtgatgtaaaacataagatgtcaataaaaatatttaatgaagaatgtaaaaaattaggaagctttgtaaactgtaaagagCTATACAGCTGTGATAGGTTCTCATTCTTGCTCAGCTCTGGACCACTCCATCTGGGCGTCTCCTTAAGCTGGATCTTTGCAGAGGCTGTCCCCTCAAGCCTGGAAAGCGTGCCTTCTTCACTTCTGCCTTTATAAATCCTTAGCTTCCtacaaggctcagctcagatgctagtgagttaacaagcatttattgtttcttcttcttcttcattatttaattatgtgccaggcattgtgcaaagcactagggatgcaaagaaaggcaaaaaggcgGATCctgcttacagtctaatgggggagaatatgcaaataactatgtacaaacaagatatataccgGCTAAATTGGGGATAATCAAGAGAGAGAACACACCAGCATtaaaggggattgggaaaggtttctcgtagaaaatgagattttagctggaacttgaaggaagccagaaaaaggagaggaaaagaggcagAATTCTTGGCATGTGAAAATGAAAATGCCTGAAATTAAGAGATGAAGTGACAGCAGAGAGGCCATTGCCACTGGGTCACACTGTATATAGGGGGAAAGAGTAAGGTATGAGAATACTGGAGGGGCAGCTAGTGGACAGAACAtcggtcctggaatcaggaggatctgagttcaagtctgggttcagacactttctagctgtgtgattctgggcaagtcacttaacccagattgtCTCCCACCCCGCCCCCCCAAAACAGGAGAAGAACaacatggaaaaggaaggagggggccTTTGAGAGGCATTCTGAAATGTCaaacaagatttttaaaatttgcttgtGGAAGTGACAGGTAGCTACTGAACTTTACTGAATAAgtgggtgatatggtcagacctacacttaaagaagatcaatttgacagctgagtgaaggatggattggagtggggagagcttTGAGGTAGGCTGACCCACCAGCAGGTTACTGCAGAAATCTAGTTTTCAGGTGATGGAGGCTTGTAGCAGGGTAGCGgtagtatcagaggaaagaagagggcagATGGGAGAGATGTTATAAAAGTAGAAACAAGAGAATTTAGCAACAGATTATATATGGGAGATGACAGAGAGTCAGGactcaaggatgacacctagaacCTGAAAGACTAGGAAGATGCTGGTACCCTGCACAGTAGTAAGGAATCTGGGgagagttttgggggaaagagaatgagtttagTTTTTGG from Notamacropus eugenii isolate mMacEug1 chromosome 1, mMacEug1.pri_v2, whole genome shotgun sequence includes these protein-coding regions:
- the NMRAL1 gene encoding nmrA-like family domain-containing protein 1 — encoded protein: MADKKLVVVFGATGAQGGSVAKTLLEDGTFRVRVVTRNPQQKAAEHLRNQGAEVVQGDQDDEKSLEPALAGAYATFIVTNYWENLNQEQEIKQGKLLADLSKRLGLSYVVYSGLENVKKLTGGQLIVRHFDGKGEVEEYFRALGVPMISVRLPCYFENLLTYFLPQKAPDGNGYLLSLPMGDVPMDGMSVEDLGPVVLSLLKSPEEYVGRNIGLSTCKHTATEYASLLSKYTGKTVHDAKTSPEDYENLGFPGAQDLANMFRFYAMNPDRDVELTFKLNPKARTLEQWLDQHKEAFAAL